AAGACCGACATCCTGTCCCTCTACAACAATGTCGTCCATCTGTTCCAGATCGTTACCGACTGGAAGACCCGGATGGACGGGCTGATGGAGCAGGGAGCCGACATCAGCGCGCTGGTGCAGACGAGCCTGCCGCTTTTCGAAAACTGCATCACGATTTCCGACTATAAGCTGAATCTTCTTGTCACCTGCGATGTAAAAGCGGGCGGCGACGCCAGCGCTATCGAGATCCGGAATGATCTGGAACGTGTCCCGGACGATGTCAGTCTCGAATTTAAAGACTTTTTTTCCCGTAATATCCGGATGCGCGAGCCCTTTCTTTACAAAGGGCAGCAGAACAATCCCGAAGGACAGAATTACTGTATTAATCTCTACCACGGCGACACGTACGCCGGCACCTGCACTCTCTGGGACAAATGCCGCCCCATGCTTCCGCGGGACTTTCTTCTGTTCCAGGAATTTGCCAGATACATCCGGCGGGCATTATCGCGTCCCTCCAATATTCCCTCGGAGCAGACCATCAGTATGAAATCCATCTTTTATACGCTGCTGCAGTGCTTCCCCATCAGCCAGGAGGAGCTGTCCGCCGCCGAAGCTGATTTGCGGCAGCTTCTGGAAATGAACCAGGTCGCCTTCGGGCACTGGGTCTGTATCACCATCGACAGCGCCAACCGGGACAAGCAGCTTCCGGAGGAGTATCTCTGCGCCGTTCTGGAAAATATGCTTCCTTATACCCTGTCCTTTGGCATGGACAACCGGATCGTATGTTTTTCCATGATTCCCGCCGGAGACACCTGCCGCAATACTGTCTGCGATATTCTGGAGCCCTATCTGAAGGACATGAATTTCCGGGCGGGCATCAGCGATGCCTTTACCGATATATTCCAGAGCCACACCCACTACCGGCAGTCGCTCGCCATGCTGAAAACCGGGTTTTCCTCCCAGCCGGAGCGTCTGATTTACCCCTTTGGCGACTTTATCCTCCCCTATATGCTGGAGCACTGTGTGGGGGAATTTGATAAGGATATGATTTTTACAGAGGGGCTGCGTGCCCTAAAGGAGCTGGACACCGGCGTGGACTACTGGGACACGCTGAAGCGCTATCTCGACAACGAATGCAACGCCTCCAAAACCGCCCAGGAGCTCTATCTGCACCGCAGCACCCTGCAGCCAAGGCTGGAAAAAATCCGGACGCTGGCGGATATGGATACACCGGAGGGCAGGCTTTATCTGCGGATATGCATCTATCTGGAGGAGTACCTGGACAGCAAAAAAAGGAAATGAGGAAAGGCGGAACGCTGTGCCTGCGCACAGTATCCCGCCCCTTTTTATGTCTTCTTTTCTGTCTTCTGTCAGATAAATTTCCGTTCCGTCACAACTGCATCTACATCCCAGTCCAGAGTCACATGCTCTCCTGTTTCTGCGCTGCCCGCATTGATCAGAGCCATGCCGACCCATTTTCCGACGGTAAAGCCGTAGGTAAATTTAGTAACGCGTCCAATTTCCTTTCCGTTTTTGGACACCACTGCTCCGTAAGGTCCTCCGTGAACCTTTACGTTTGGATCATCCACCGTGATGCCGACCAGTTTCTTTTTCATCGGCTGGTCCTTTGCCGCCAGAACTGCGTCTCTGCCAAGGAATTCTTCCTTCGTCCAGTCGATCATCCAGTCCATGCCGGTCTCAAACGGTGTGGCGTCGTCGAAATCTGTCACCAGATACAGTCCGGCTTCCGTCGCCAGCGTATAGGCGATTACGTCAAACTCATCCACAAATTCGCCGCCGTATTTTCCTACCTCTGCGCAGAGCATCTGCTTCACGGCTTCCGTATCCTTTACGTCACAGTAAATCTCATAGCCCTTTTCGCCGGTGTAGCCGCCCTTTGCCGCCTTTATCTGAATATCGCCGAGACGGTTTTCCACCATCTGGAAACGCTTCTGTCCATGCGGATTCACCTCAAGAAGCTGTTCTACCATTTCCTCCGCACGCGGTCCCTGCACGGCATACATATCAATTTTTTTCGTGATTTCCTCCCACTTTGCATCAAGACCGTCGGATGCATTTTCCATCTCACGCATAATACGCGGCACATGAAGTGTGGAAATCCAGTAGGTAGTTTCACCCTGTCTTGTGATGACGCAGTCATCCTGGGGGATGCCCTCCTCCGTCAGCAGCATCGTATATTTTCCTTTTGTGATATCCAGTTTGGAAATCCTGCACGGATAAAGCCGCTCCAGGAGAACAAGCGCATCCGCACCGGTCACCTCAATCAGACGGTGCGTGAAATAATATACGCCCACTGTATTCCGGATGACCTCATGCTGATGTCTGCAGCTTTCGTCTGTACTGATTAATAACATCTTATTTGCCCTCCTTTGCTCCCTCATAGTTCTCTACACCGGTATTCGGCTTCTGTCTGCGGAAACCGATAGCACGTTTATGTATCCGGTACCGTATCTTGTTCTGTTCTTTGTCTTCCTCCATATCAACGCTCCACTGGGCGCCTACCAGAGTTTTTACGTTGCCGTCGAAAATCTGACGGTACATCTCGTTGTTCTCCGGATACATTCCCAGCATATCCCATTTCATCATGTCGCCTTCGATGATGGTCTCGTCGCTCTCAAATTTCGTGAAGTTGCAGTCTACATCCCTGGACTGGAATACCATCGATATCCAGGAACCCATTACACGCGAATCCTCCACATCTGCCGGAACGCCCATCCATTCCCTCGTCGCCTTGCGGGTATGGAAATCAGCGAACTGGAACTTGCCGCACGCTTCAAACAATGCCGGCATCACACGATCCCAGAGCGCCCGCTCTTCATCGGTAAACTTGTTGCGGTACAAATCAATCGCATTGTATGCATACGCAATCGGGAAGCCGCCCACATTATCCTGATACATTTCTCCTGCTGTCCATCTTGCTCCCGTCGGGGATTCGAAATATCCGGTGTCGATAAAGGACGGATACTCCTTCTTCGGCCAGGGCTTCGGTCTGCTCTTTGCGGCAGCCGGTCCCCATACTTCCCATTCATACTGTTCTTCGTCAAATTTATCCTCTTCGTTCGTGTTGGGATGCTTGCCGTATTTCCGTTTCGTCTCCTGAATCGCCAGACAGTAGTCGTCGCCCATGCCGATTCTCTCCGGATCCATTGCGTTCAGCGGACATCCTGCCAGACCATAGCAGAAGTGGGAGCCTCCGCCAAGAGACAGATCACATGCCTCCGGTCCCGCGATGTCGTAATCACAGACATGGATTTCCTTCTCAAAACGGTCCTCAAACGGTCCGATCTGTCCAGCCATCGGGCTCCAGCAATAGTCCATCAGCTGTGCCCAGTTATCCGACAGCATGGTCTGTCTTCTCTCGTATTCCGGAATTACCACGCGCAGCGTGTGGAATGTCGCCAGGCAGAATTCCGCGCCCAGACGATTCATAAACTTGTACGTCTCATAAAAATTCTTGATTGCTCCCCACGGAGAGGACATGCCCCTGTAAAGACGCATATTGCTGTCCGCGTCCCGCAGGTTTACATCCGAAACATTATAGGGAAAGCATTTTGTTGCCTCCTTTGTCTTTGAACCCATAAATAATACCCTCCTTCAATAATTTGCCCTTCGGCAGGTTACTTTTATCTTAATCTTCCGGCTGCTTTTTTGCTATCCGCAGGATGTCGGATTATTTCGCCCCGCAATCAGACACCCTCCGGAATTTTTCGCGCTTATCCTTTTACGGCTCCGGCAACTGTATTTTTCTCCAGCACCCGGTAGAAGAACGGGAATGCGAAGAGAATCGGAACCGTCGATACGACGATTGCCGCAAACTGCACGAGATATTTCACGAGCTGCAGCTCGCCGCCGGATACCATCATATAATTCTGGTTGCTCGTCTCCACGATTTCACGTATCCAGAGCTGCATCGGCCAGAGTTCCTTGCTGTTCGGCACGTAAATCGACGCCTGGAACCAGGAATTCCAGTGGAGAATCGCCGTATTGATCATGATTACCACGATCAGTCCCCGCGCCTGCGGAAGCATGACCTTAAACATGGTGGTCAGATGACCAGCCCCGTCAATTTTCGCCGACTCGACCGTTTCCTCCGGCACCGACAGAAACGCGTTCATCGCCAGCACCATAAACATACCGTTCGTGCAGGACGGAACCACCAGCGACCAGACCGTGCCGGTCAGACCGAGGTTTCGCAGCACGATATAAGTGGGAATCGTCCCGGCGGAAAATACCAGGGAAAGCATACAGAACAGCTTCATAAAGTTCTGCAGCTTCGTCTTCCTGCTCAGGCAGTACCCTGCGATTACGTTTAAGACCAGACCGAACACGACGTTGACCACCATGTAAAGAATGGTGTTAAACATTCCGCGCAGCACATTTCCGTCCGCAAAGCTTCCGCCCGTTTCCTGGAAGAGAATCCGGTACGCCTCCAGATTCACAGAATCTCCGAACCACCACGTAATTCCCTCGTTGGAAATCAACTGCTGCGGGTCGCTGTAGATGGAGCTCATCAGCACGTGCCACATCGGCACGATGCATATCAGGACTACCAGGCACAGCATCGCGATAATGACGATATCCACAATCGTCCCGCTTACGCTTTTTCCCTGCACCATTCCCTCCTTCGGCTTCTTTCTTGATAAATGTTTATTATCCATCTTCTCAATCTCCCTTCTGCTATGCGGCGTTCTTCTTCTGCAGTCCTGCCTGCATATAATTCGAAATCAGCATCAGCACCGTGGCAATCACAGACTGGAACAGACCGGCTGCTGTCGACAGCGCGTAGTCCGGCTTCGCTCCGGTAAAGGAATACCGGTAGGTAAAGGTCTGCATACAGTCGGCAACGCTGTAGATATCGGAATTATACAGCAGAAGGATTTTGTCAAAGCCCTGCATGAAAATCAGTCCGACGTTCAGGGTAAGCATGGTCAGCACGAAGGGCATGATAGCGGGCAGCTTGATTTTCACCAGCCGGTCCCAGCGGTTTGCCCCGTCAATCGCCGCCGCTTCCATAATGGAATTGTCGATGTTGGAAAGCACCGCGACAAACATAATCGAGCTGTAACCCGTTTTCTGCCACACTTCAATAAAGGCATTTATCAGCCAGAACACCGGGATATCTCCGTTTGTCAGAAGATTCTGCGGCGTTATGTGGAAAATCGCCACCAGCAGCTCCGTGATGATGCCGTCCTTATCCAGGAACAGCTTAAACATCATACACACAACGACGGTGGAAATGAAATACGGCAGAAAGGAAATCGTCTGGACGCCTCGTCTGAACCATTTCACCCGCACCTCTGACAGCAGCAGCGCCAGCACCAGCGGGAAGAAAAAGCCGAATACCAGATTAATCAGCGCCATACACACGGTGTTCCGGAATGCCAGCCAGAACTGGTCCAGCGAAAACAGACGGGCAAAATTCGCAAATCCTACCCAGTCGCTTCCCAGAATTCCCTTCCGGAAGCTGAAGTCCTCAAATGCCATCGCAAGCCATGCCATAGGCATATAGTTAAAAACGAACAGGAAGGTAAAGGGCAGAAGGAACATGACGTATACGATCCAGTTTTTTCTCAGGTCCTCTTTCCATGTCTTTTTATTGATTCCCGGTGACCGGGCTCCTTTTTTTGCAATCACTTTACTCATAATCCAGCTCCTGTTTTATATGACAAAAGAGACTGCTGCATAAATTAGCGGACAGCCTCTTTCACCTGTTTGCTACTTTGTTTCCTTTGTTTCTTCTGTTTCTTTTTCGGCAGGTGCAGGCGCTTTTTCTGTCTCTGCTTTTGCCGCTTCCGTTGCGGCTTCTGTTGCCTTCGCCTCTGTCGCCGGCGCCTCAGTTGCCTTTACTTCTGCTTTTGTTTCAGCTTCTGTTGCCGGTGCCTCTGTTGCAGGTGCTTCTGTTGTCTGTGCCTGTTCTGCCTCAGATGCTGCCTCAATCGTTGCTGCTTCCGTCACAGCCTCCGTTGCCTCAGCCTTTGCTGCTTCCGTCACGGCTTCTGTGGTTTCTGCTTTTGTCTCTGCTTCCGTCACGGCTTCTGTTGCTTTCGCTTCTGTTGCCTTTTCGGTTTCTGCTTTCTTAGCCTTGGATGCTTTCTTCGCAGCCGCCTGCTTCGTCACCGGAGTTGCTGCCGTCGTACCTTTTTTGAGGTCAACGCCCATATCCGCATTCTTAATGCAAACCGTGCCATTTTCCTCTGTAATTGTCAGAGTAAGCTGACCATCCATCAGAGATACCGTATTGCCGCTCCAGCTTCCCGCAAATTTCTGGGTTCCGCCGTAATTCTCCGGCATATTAACCGTGTACTGCGCTGCTCCGTTTTCAGAGAGCACCAGTGTTGCCGCAAAATAGCCGCCGTGTGTTCCGGTGTAGGTTCCCGCATAGCTTACTGCCGGCTGTTCTGTTACCGGTTCTGTCTCCGTCTGCGGTTCTGATTCTGTCTCTGATTCTGTTTCTGATTCTGTCTCCGGCTCCGTTTCCGGTTCTGTTACCGGCTCCGACTCCGACGGCTTCTCAGATTCATCTGTCGAACCGCTGCCTTCTTTCGTCAGGTTGACGCCCTGTTCCGCATTCGTCACGGTAACCGTACCGCCTGCTTCTGCAATCGTCAGAACGAGCTGCCCTTCCATCAGAGATACCGCATTGCCGCTCCAGCTTCCTGTAAAGTTCTGGGTTCCGCCGTAGTTTTCTGGCATATTTACTGTATACTGCGCCGTTCCGTCTTCAGCAAGCACCAGCGTTGCCGCAAAGTAGCCGCCGTGTGTTCCGGTGTAGGTTCCTGCGTAGCTTACTGCCGGCTGTTCTGTCACCGGTTCTGTCTCCGTCTGCGGTTCTGATTCTGTCTCAGGCTCGCTGTCCGGCTGTTTCTCTGTCTCCTTCTCTGTTTCTGTCGGAGGGGTTTCCGGTTTTTCCGGTTTCGTTGTGCCGCCCTTATTTTCATATGTAACCGTTCCCGGCTGTGTATATAGCGCCGGAGAGCTTGGGATTCCTACAGAAATCGTTTTCACTGTCTTACCGTCCGAAGCATAGGTGACGCTCATTTTCATCGTCGTTCCTGCCGGGAAGATAATGTTGTTCAACATATCCTTACCGGACTGCGTCATCGTCAGCACTGCTCCGTCTGCAATACCGGTATAGGTACCTCTCTGTGCTTCAACGGTAATACCGCTGGAGCTAAGCGTCATAACATATGTCTTATCACTGTAAAGTGTCAGCTCGCAGGGCCAATCCATCTGGGCATAGGAGCCGTTTACCATACCGTATCCCGGTACGCTGCCATTTAACACGTATGTTCCGTCTGCTGTGTTCTGATTGTTATTATTGTTATTGGAGCTGCCGCCCTGGTTACCGTTTGTGCTGCCCGGCTTATCGGTATTATTGTTGTCCGGATTCTTGTCAGAGCTGTTGTCCGGCTTTTTATTACCATTGTCCGAACTGCTTCCGTCAGCAGGCGGTGCGCTGCTTCCGGTGAAGGTCGCGTCATTCCATACAAAGGAATAACTTCCGTTGCTTCCGGAAATTGTCGCCGACAATCCCTGAATCGTAAGTGTTCTTCCGGACCAGCTTCCCGTAAAGTATGCGTTCTCCTAATGTCCGTGCATATCGCACTTGAAGGTTGCTGTTCCGCCGGGCAGAAGCTCGATAATTGCCTCAAAATAGCCCGCAATCTTTCCATAATATACATAGGAGGTAGAACCGCTCGCCGCTACGGTAACGCCCGTGCTCGGTTTTCTGCCTGTATCGCCCTCTTCTGCGCCTTCTTCATTCTCGCCTTCAGAATCTGCCTTTGCCAGAGCGCTTGCAGAAGCCTCGTTGTCCGTGGACATCAGCACGCCGTCCAACGTTACTTCAAAGCTCTCGCCGCTGCCTGTGATGTACGCAGTCTCGTTCATATCCGCAATGGTAACGGACCTCGGCGTACCATCCGCGTTCTTCTCCCAGGTACCTTCGCACTGCGCGCCGCTGATTACGATGGAGCAGCTCATATCGTCATACAGAATCACGACATTTTCACCGGTCTCATCCGCAAATACGTACACTTCATTTCTCACGCGCGGTCCCAGCTCCATTGCACTGCCGCCCTCCGGCGTAAACACTGCTTTTGTCGCATCGTCCTTGTCGATTACCAGGGTTCCGCCTGTAGCGCCTTCGCCCGCCGTCAGTATGTAGGTGTCGCCGTCCAGCTCCCAGGTACCCGTAACTTCACCCGTACCGGTCAGCATGTTGTCCAGGTAGGTTCCGTCATGATAGATGGTGATGGAAGCATTTCTGCCATCCTCCAGCCGGTAGTAGAAGGTATAAAGCTCTACGCCGCGCTCCTGCGATTCTTCGTCCAGATGCAGGAAGCAGTAGTTGGTATACCATGAGGTTGCGCCGATTTCATTTTCCGTCGGAATACCCAGAATCTTGTTTTCTTCGGTATCCCAGCCGCTGCGGAAATACTCTGTCTCTCCGTCCAGCGAATAGAACACAATCGTCTTATCCGCCGTCATCTCTTCCCAGTTTTCTTCGCCGCGCTGCTCTGCCAAAGGTGCGGTGTTCATCGTAATCTCCTCGTCCAGTACCTCATAGACACCCAGGAGCGGGTCGATTACAGCAATCCACTGTTCGCCGCTGCCGGACATCGCCTGGAAGTAAAAGGTCTGCTTGTCTTCGATAATCTCTCCTTTTTCGTGGAAGCTTATGAAGCAGTCCTGCTCGAACGTAGTTCCGCCCGATGCACCGGAATATCTTCCTTCGTAATACCCCTCTGTCGGAAGCTCCGTATCCTCTTCTCCGCTTTCCGCCGCGTCAGCCGCTTCCGTCTCCGCTTCGGCTGCCACTTCGGTCGTTGCCTCTTCCGCCGCCATTCCGGTAACGGCTGTCGCCGCCAGGCCCGCGCTAAGCGCCGCGGTAAGGACCGTTTTCAGTAACCATTTTCTTTTCATATATCTTTTCCTCCCTTCAAAAAATACACCAGTATTTCAAAACCGCATTGTCTGCTGAAATTGTTACTGTTCACGCCGTTCACAGTAACCTAAAATTCTCTTACTCTGCGGCTGCGCTGTACAGATCGTATGCCGCCTGCGCATATTCCTGCAGAATGTCGCCCGCATCGCCAATCGCGTTTACCCAGTCCTCCCAGGCGTAGCCGAAGGTCGTCTCATCCGGAGCCTTGATTGGGGAAGCCAGACGGCTCTGCATCGCTTCTGTCATCTTGGCATAAGCGGTATTATAGGTATCGTCCGCTTCTATCTTTCCGGCGATATCTGTCAGGATGTCACCGGTGTTCGGATAACGGTTCCAGTTGTCGATTGCCTGCTGTTCTATCGCCGAATAGCCGTGGTCCATTACGCCCATGTAGTGATAGCCCAGTGAGAGGCGATTCAGTCTTGCCGCGCCGTTGAGATCCTGGCTCTCCGGATTATTATCCGCCCACCGGTAGGTTTTTCCGGTCTCGGCATTGTCCTCCTTCACGTATGCGCCCTCTGTCAGTCCGTATTCCGTATAGAAAGCATCCTGCGTTTCCTCGTACTGCTCTTTGCTGAATCCGAAGCTTGCCAGCACTCCGCCCTCTTCGGTATAGAGATAGTCGATGAGGCTCAGCAGGGCCGGAAGGTTTTTATCCTCCGCCGCCGTCGTAATCATGCTGCTTCCCGCCACTCTGCCCATCATGTAAATCGTATCCGGCTCTTTAAAGCGGTATTCATTCTCGCCAATCACATCGTTGATCGGAAGCGGAGCTCCCACTACCATGATACCTTTTGTCAGAGCGATCGAACCGTTGTCCAGCACGCTGCCGAGCTGCGAGGTCTTATGTCCCAGATACACCGGAACCGCTCCCGAAAGCTGTCCCGCCGCGTCTATCTTATAGAAGATATCCGATGTTCTGGTCGTGAAGTCCCGGTCGATCCAGCCTTTCTGATACCATTCGTTCATATACTGCAGATAAAGTCTGGTACTCTCCGAGGTCAGCCCCGATACAATCTTTCCGCTGTCCGCATCGTAGTAAATGGTCGGTGCGCCGCCGCCGAATGCACTTGAGAAATCTCCTCTTGTCGACGTTCCCCAGTAGTAAAGACTCATCATATAGGTATTGTCGCTGCTCAGCATCGCTCCGCTGTCATCCGTGTAATCCGGATTGTTCCATACTTTTTCTTCATAGGTCTGCAGCATCCATTCCCAGTCGGAAAGAAATACCGGGTCCTGTGTGCCGCTGGGGAATACAAGATTGTCGG
This is a stretch of genomic DNA from Marvinbryantia formatexigens DSM 14469. It encodes these proteins:
- a CDS encoding carbohydrate ABC transporter permease, with the translated sequence MDNKHLSRKKPKEGMVQGKSVSGTIVDIVIIAMLCLVVLICIVPMWHVLMSSIYSDPQQLISNEGITWWFGDSVNLEAYRILFQETGGSFADGNVLRGMFNTILYMVVNVVFGLVLNVIAGYCLSRKTKLQNFMKLFCMLSLVFSAGTIPTYIVLRNLGLTGTVWSLVVPSCTNGMFMVLAMNAFLSVPEETVESAKIDGAGHLTTMFKVMLPQARGLIVVIMINTAILHWNSWFQASIYVPNSKELWPMQLWIREIVETSNQNYMMVSGGELQLVKYLVQFAAIVVSTVPILFAFPFFYRVLEKNTVAGAVKG
- a CDS encoding aminomethyltransferase family protein; this encodes MLLISTDESCRHQHEVIRNTVGVYYFTHRLIEVTGADALVLLERLYPCRISKLDITKGKYTMLLTEEGIPQDDCVITRQGETTYWISTLHVPRIMREMENASDGLDAKWEEITKKIDMYAVQGPRAEEMVEQLLEVNPHGQKRFQMVENRLGDIQIKAAKGGYTGEKGYEIYCDVKDTEAVKQMLCAEVGKYGGEFVDEFDVIAYTLATEAGLYLVTDFDDATPFETGMDWMIDWTKEEFLGRDAVLAAKDQPMKKKLVGITVDDPNVKVHGGPYGAVVSKNGKEIGRVTKFTYGFTVGKWVGMALINAGSAETGEHVTLDWDVDAVVTERKFI
- a CDS encoding ABC transporter permease codes for the protein MSKVIAKKGARSPGINKKTWKEDLRKNWIVYVMFLLPFTFLFVFNYMPMAWLAMAFEDFSFRKGILGSDWVGFANFARLFSLDQFWLAFRNTVCMALINLVFGFFFPLVLALLLSEVRVKWFRRGVQTISFLPYFISTVVVCMMFKLFLDKDGIITELLVAIFHITPQNLLTNGDIPVFWLINAFIEVWQKTGYSSIMFVAVLSNIDNSIMEAAAIDGANRWDRLVKIKLPAIMPFVLTMLTLNVGLIFMQGFDKILLLYNSDIYSVADCMQTFTYRYSFTGAKPDYALSTAAGLFQSVIATVLMLISNYMQAGLQKKNAA
- a CDS encoding PucR family transcriptional regulator, whose amino-acid sequence is MITSLLLYHYLCETWQVTTIGKSMADQALSFPVFFLPGMKPAENHLYICRCKDLPSACPVPCLFLCIGSQPASIRHGWEWKGNIFYIEDKTDILSLYNNVVHLFQIVTDWKTRMDGLMEQGADISALVQTSLPLFENCITISDYKLNLLVTCDVKAGGDASAIEIRNDLERVPDDVSLEFKDFFSRNIRMREPFLYKGQQNNPEGQNYCINLYHGDTYAGTCTLWDKCRPMLPRDFLLFQEFARYIRRALSRPSNIPSEQTISMKSIFYTLLQCFPISQEELSAAEADLRQLLEMNQVAFGHWVCITIDSANRDKQLPEEYLCAVLENMLPYTLSFGMDNRIVCFSMIPAGDTCRNTVCDILEPYLKDMNFRAGISDAFTDIFQSHTHYRQSLAMLKTGFSSQPERLIYPFGDFILPYMLEHCVGEFDKDMIFTEGLRALKELDTGVDYWDTLKRYLDNECNASKTAQELYLHRSTLQPRLEKIRTLADMDTPEGRLYLRICIYLEEYLDSKKRK